One genomic segment of Paenibacillus sp. FSL H8-0332 includes these proteins:
- a CDS encoding SGNH/GDSL hydrolase family protein produces the protein MYNSANINPSSTNPSSIHSATRGLPGLDRVAFHNVAELEPAAGYGLHLRRIPRSVREHLNERGRFIAGEAGGCELRFVTPAPNIRVTLSLPETDGCVTVFKGGLFHSRHELQAGTIRTLQLSEPPRLAMADRRLLMGTGFAPEVWRICFGRYACVVCGIETFGHPLRPPVEGEIPRQRWMAYGSSITYGENSSLPYIAHAARRLAADVLNLGMSGSCHCEREMSNYLAAQQDWSFMTLELGVNMRDHLSADEFRERTGYLLDRLVSGHPEKPVAVITIYPNFAMFPGSGIAEQDSRFNAILRSHVERLSHPKLHLIEGDRVLDDLSGLSCDLIHPGDDGHIRMGENLARELAEIL, from the coding sequence ATGTATAATTCCGCCAACATTAATCCCTCCAGCACCAATCCATCCAGCATCCATTCCGCCACCAGAGGGCTGCCGGGATTGGACCGGGTTGCCTTCCATAACGTTGCCGAGCTGGAGCCGGCAGCGGGCTACGGGTTGCACCTCCGCCGCATTCCCCGCAGCGTCAGGGAGCACCTGAATGAGCGGGGCCGGTTCATTGCCGGGGAAGCAGGTGGTTGTGAGCTCAGGTTCGTCACACCGGCTCCGAATATCCGGGTAACCTTGTCTTTGCCGGAGACGGATGGCTGTGTGACCGTGTTCAAGGGCGGGCTGTTCCATTCCAGGCATGAGCTTCAGGCGGGGACGATCCGCACGCTCCAGTTAAGCGAGCCGCCGCGGCTGGCGATGGCTGACCGCAGGCTGCTGATGGGCACAGGCTTTGCGCCGGAGGTATGGCGGATCTGCTTCGGACGGTATGCCTGCGTGGTCTGCGGCATCGAGACCTTCGGCCATCCGCTCCGCCCGCCGGTGGAAGGGGAGATTCCCCGCCAGCGTTGGATGGCTTACGGTTCATCCATCACCTATGGAGAGAATAGCAGCCTGCCGTATATTGCTCACGCGGCAAGAAGGCTGGCTGCCGATGTGCTGAATCTGGGCATGAGCGGCTCCTGCCACTGTGAACGGGAGATGAGCAATTATCTGGCGGCGCAGCAGGACTGGTCGTTCATGACCCTGGAGCTGGGCGTGAATATGCGGGATCACCTGTCGGCAGACGAATTCCGTGAGCGGACCGGCTATCTGCTGGACCGGCTGGTAAGCGGGCATCCGGAGAAGCCGGTGGCGGTCATTACGATCTACCCCAACTTTGCCATGTTCCCGGGCAGCGGGATTGCGGAGCAGGACAGCCGGTTCAACGCCATTCTGCGCAGCCATGTAGAGCGCCTGTCCCACCCCAAGCTGCACCTGATTGAAGGAGACCGGGTGCTGGATGATCTTAGCGGGTTGTCCTGTGATCTGATTCATCCCGGGGATGACGGACATATCCGGATGGGGGAGAATCTGGCCCGGGAGCTGGCCGAAATCCTGTAA
- a CDS encoding glycoside hydrolase family 88 protein, which produces MMKTVSRTALEGHIARVIERMKDMRGSIQETAPIGIISMDNWEWPQGVGLFALYSYYRENGKEEILQYLTGWFDSKLDGGIPVKNVNTMCPMLTLSYLAEETGRADYLKLCREWLEYALHEMPRTEEGGLQHEVTGSPNTGQLWDDTLYMTVLFVARMGIMLKEEECIQESIRQFLVHLKYLTDPVTGLFFHGWTFEGGHHFARALWARGNSWYTAGLVDYLEMVELPPGVSSFLLSSLERQVGKLMELQAPEGAWHTLLDDSSSYLETSATAAFAYGMLKAVRQGLLPEDCRKPGMTALHYVLDQIDEDGVVKGVSYGTGMGATLQDYREIPVCPMPYGQSMALLLLVEAIKHV; this is translated from the coding sequence ATGATGAAGACCGTGTCACGAACAGCACTGGAAGGCCATATCGCCCGTGTCATTGAGCGGATGAAGGATATGAGAGGCTCCATTCAGGAAACGGCGCCCATTGGCATCATCTCGATGGACAATTGGGAATGGCCGCAGGGGGTGGGATTGTTTGCCTTGTACAGCTACTACCGTGAGAACGGGAAAGAGGAGATTCTGCAATATCTGACCGGCTGGTTCGACAGCAAGCTTGACGGGGGAATCCCGGTGAAAAACGTCAATACGATGTGTCCGATGCTTACTCTTAGCTATCTGGCGGAGGAGACCGGACGCGCGGATTATCTGAAGCTGTGCCGGGAATGGCTGGAGTATGCGCTGCATGAGATGCCGCGTACAGAGGAAGGCGGCCTTCAGCATGAGGTGACCGGCAGTCCGAATACCGGTCAGCTTTGGGACGACACGCTGTATATGACAGTGCTGTTTGTGGCCCGGATGGGGATCATGCTGAAGGAGGAAGAGTGCATACAGGAGAGCATCCGCCAGTTTCTCGTCCACCTTAAGTATCTGACCGATCCCGTAACCGGTTTATTCTTCCATGGCTGGACCTTCGAGGGTGGCCATCACTTTGCCCGGGCCCTGTGGGCACGCGGCAATTCCTGGTATACCGCCGGGCTGGTGGATTATCTGGAGATGGTGGAGCTGCCGCCGGGCGTGAGCAGCTTCCTGCTCTCTTCACTGGAGCGGCAGGTGGGCAAGCTGATGGAGCTCCAGGCGCCGGAGGGAGCGTGGCATACCCTGCTGGACGACAGCAGTTCGTATCTGGAGACCTCGGCTACCGCCGCTTTTGCTTACGGGATGCTTAAGGCCGTGCGGCAAGGGCTGCTGCCAGAGGACTGCCGCAAGCCTGGAATGACAGCCCTTCATTACGTGCTGGACCAGATAGATGAAGACGGGGTAGTGAAGGGTGTCTCCTACGGGACGGGCATGGGCGCTACGCTTCAGGACTACCGGGAGATCCCCGTCTGCCCGATGCCCTACGGGCAATCCATGGCGCTCCTGCTGCTGGTAGAGGCGATAAAGCATGTATAA
- a CDS encoding polysaccharide deacetylase family protein has translation MRIKFDLFPGGVAKALTLSWDDGRTYDRKLVEILNQHGLKGSFHLNSGLFGNEGYISRDEVAALYEGHEISAHTSTHPFLTMTPREGIADEILTDRKALEELAGYPVRGMSYPFGNYNDQVVGLLPALGIEYSRTVNSHHSFSLPDNLLAWHPTCHHKEMLALGKKFLEEKPRFSYMQLLYVWGHSYEFNDDDNWQELEQFAAMMGGHEDIWYATNIGIVDYLSAVQGLRFSASQEMVYNPSAVEVWISVEGEACRIPGGATVRLG, from the coding sequence ATGAGAATCAAGTTTGATCTTTTCCCCGGCGGTGTTGCTAAAGCGCTAACATTAAGCTGGGATGATGGAAGAACCTACGACCGGAAGCTCGTCGAGATTCTGAATCAGCATGGGCTGAAGGGGTCTTTTCATCTCAATTCGGGGTTGTTCGGCAATGAAGGCTACATCTCGCGGGACGAGGTGGCTGCGCTCTATGAGGGGCATGAGATTTCGGCGCATACCAGCACCCATCCCTTCCTAACTATGACTCCGCGCGAGGGGATCGCCGATGAGATTCTGACGGACCGCAAGGCGCTGGAGGAGTTGGCCGGTTATCCGGTAAGGGGCATGTCCTATCCGTTCGGCAATTACAATGATCAGGTGGTCGGCTTGCTCCCTGCCCTGGGTATTGAGTATTCCCGCACGGTGAATTCCCACCACAGCTTCAGCCTGCCGGACAACCTGCTGGCTTGGCACCCTACCTGCCACCACAAGGAGATGCTGGCCCTGGGTAAGAAGTTCCTGGAGGAGAAGCCCCGCTTCTCGTATATGCAGCTGCTCTATGTCTGGGGACACAGCTATGAGTTCAATGACGATGACAACTGGCAGGAGCTGGAGCAGTTCGCCGCTATGATGGGCGGCCACGAAGACATCTGGTACGCCACCAATATCGGGATCGTGGACTACCTCTCCGCTGTGCAGGGACTGCGCTTCTCGGCTTCGCAGGAGATGGTCTATAACCCGTCGGCAGTGGAGGTATGGATCTCCGTAGAGGGCGAAGCCTGCCGAATTCCCGGAGGGGCAACGGTACGGTTGGGTTAG